In the genome of Montipora foliosa isolate CH-2021 chromosome 3, ASM3666993v2, whole genome shotgun sequence, one region contains:
- the LOC137996182 gene encoding uncharacterized protein: MLIQYFDEPIFRNLPSSSLEVHLNSDKCKELRMSFSKRPGFFDPIVIEGKELEVVGSVKLLGLNIASDLTWNSHILKVIKKASKRLYFLVQLKRARVPLQDLVLFYTSCVRSVTEYAIPAFYNALPLYLKNELLRIEKRSISIITAGDCVVAQDLGIRPILEHYEFLCQKLFKGILDNPSHKLKALLPPIHKPSYNLKNKHLFNMPRLRTSRTMNTFIFAMARKFNG, from the coding sequence atgttaattcaatatttcgacgagccgattttccgcaatttgccttcaAGTTCACTTGAAGTTCACTTGAATTCTGATAAGTGCAAAGAGCTtcgaatgtcattttctaaaaggCCCGGGTTTTTTGATCCCATAGTAATTGAAGGCAAAGAACTTGAGGTAGTTGGTAGTGTAAAGCTGCTGGGCCTCAATATAGCAAGCGACTTGACCTGGAACAGTCATATATTAAAAGTAATCAAAAAGGCCAGTAAGAGGTTGTATTTTTTAGTACAACTAAAGAGAGCTAGGGTTCCCTTACAAGACCTAGTACTTTTTTACACATCATGTGTGAGATCTGTAACGGAGTACGCAATACCTGCCTTCTATAATGCGCTTCCGCTATATTTGAAGAATGAGCTTTTACGCATTGAGAAACGGTCAATTTCCATTATAACTGCGGGCGATTGCGTGGTTGCTCAAGATTTAGGAATACGACCTATTTTAGAGCATTACGAATTTCtatgtcaaaagctttttaaaGGTATCTTAGACAACCCTAGCCATAAGTTAAAGGCGCTTCTTCCACCAATACATAAACCCAgctacaatttaaaaaataagcACCTTTTTAATATGCCACGCCTTCGCACTTCCAGAACGATGAACACTTTTATATTTGCTATGGCAAGAAAGTTTAATGGCTAG